One Dyadobacter subterraneus DNA segment encodes these proteins:
- a CDS encoding transposase, with translation MFAISGISYSTVLCLLNAIGDDIHKFKSAKSFASWL, from the coding sequence TTGTTTGCTATATCCGGGATTAGTTACAGTACGGTGCTTTGTCTGTTGAATGCCATAGGCGATGACATTCATAAATTCAAATCCGCAAAGAGCTTCGCTAGCTGGCTATAA
- the tnpA gene encoding IS66 family insertion sequence element accessory protein TnpA, whose product MDQSEEMFKLVRLWRKSGLSQSEFCKPHNITVAKFGYWVGKERLVEKATGFVHIPTHRSASENAYEVVYPNGVKVNYQGSDLTVLSELIRFY is encoded by the coding sequence ATGGATCAGTCAGAAGAAATGTTCAAATTAGTAAGGCTGTGGCGTAAAAGCGGCCTAAGTCAAAGTGAATTTTGTAAACCGCATAATATCACGGTAGCTAAATTTGGCTACTGGGTGGGAAAAGAGAGATTGGTTGAAAAGGCGACAGGCTTCGTTCATATACCCACTCACCGTTCAGCCTCAGAAAATGCGTATGAGGTCGTTTATCCAAATGGCGTTAAAGTAAATTATCAGGGCAGCGATCTAACTGTACTCTCTGAATTGATCCGGTTTTACTGA
- a CDS encoding transposase codes for MWPGWPRQKRERFEGDPAQIALPFEAAVQQVVLQEEILQEKISYIRKRPNHKGRAALPSHLPVEEIEIYPTGEFSEMICIGKEVTEELDYEPARFLIKRYIRYKYASKNGEGVKIGQLPERVIDKGIPSAGLLASILTDKYQDHLPRYRQKQRFAREDIQIASSTLEGWTKEALIKLKPLYDQRVFDMKSKGYWQVDESVCLDMMTTS; via the coding sequence ATTTGGCCAGGGTGGCCCCGCCAGAAACGCGAACGTTTCGAAGGTGATCCGGCACAGATTGCGCTTCCCTTTGAAGCGGCTGTGCAGCAGGTTGTTTTACAAGAGGAAATCCTGCAAGAAAAAATCAGTTATATCCGTAAAAGGCCTAACCATAAAGGCCGTGCCGCGCTGCCCTCGCATTTACCTGTCGAAGAAATTGAGATTTATCCTACAGGCGAATTTTCAGAAATGATTTGCATCGGTAAAGAAGTTACCGAAGAGCTGGATTATGAACCCGCCCGCTTTTTGATCAAAAGATATATACGCTATAAATATGCGTCCAAAAATGGTGAAGGGGTAAAAATCGGTCAGCTTCCAGAGCGTGTAATTGATAAGGGAATACCATCTGCGGGACTTCTTGCCAGCATTTTAACCGATAAATACCAAGACCATCTCCCACGTTACCGGCAGAAACAGCGCTTTGCCAGAGAAGATATCCAGATCGCATCTTCAACGCTTGAAGGCTGGACCAAAGAAGCCTTGATCAAGCTGAAACCGCTTTACGATCAACGGGTCTTTGATATGAAATCGAAGGGCTATTGGCAGGTGGATGAAAGTGTGTGCCTTGACATGATGACAACATCATAG
- the ltrA gene encoding group II intron reverse transcriptase/maturase: protein MIDYYETKQHPITKKMVFDAYKKVRENKGNAGIDGQSLEDFAENPAGNLYRIWNRMSSGSYYPSVVKQVLIPKKSAGTRALGIPSVSDRIAQQVVKSYLEPKVDDSFHPDSYGYRPHKSAHQALAKATANCGYYGWVVDLDIRGFFDNIDHELMMLAVKQYTQEKWVLIYIERWLKAGVFRDGIIEKRQKGTPQGGVISPLLSNIFLHFVFDKWMEKHHPNMPFERYCDDAIIHCKTEKQAQFIKAVVAKRMKACKLALNEEKTHIVYCKNMTHTENRKEVSFDFLGYTFRPLRRPTKNGWKLTYFPCMSTSSKNDVRQKLRKIVWRGYSGTIQELAKVLNPKIRGWYRYYCEYSHWTTRGLWYWLNQKMVKWIMKTKKMGKSRAHKWLLRVYESNPRLFEHWYYVRPY, encoded by the coding sequence ATGATTGATTACTATGAGACAAAGCAGCATCCGATTACCAAGAAAATGGTATTTGATGCATACAAGAAGGTAAGGGAAAACAAAGGGAATGCCGGGATTGACGGTCAGAGCCTAGAAGACTTTGCGGAAAATCCAGCGGGGAATCTTTACAGGATCTGGAACCGGATGAGCTCTGGCAGTTATTACCCTTCGGTTGTCAAACAGGTTCTGATACCCAAGAAGTCGGCAGGTACGCGAGCTTTAGGAATCCCTTCCGTTAGTGACCGGATCGCCCAGCAGGTGGTAAAGAGTTATCTTGAACCAAAAGTAGATGATAGCTTTCACCCGGATAGTTATGGTTACCGTCCGCATAAGAGTGCACATCAGGCGTTAGCAAAAGCGACCGCCAATTGCGGATATTACGGCTGGGTAGTGGACCTTGACATACGGGGATTTTTCGATAACATTGATCATGAGCTGATGATGCTGGCAGTAAAGCAGTACACCCAGGAAAAATGGGTACTGATTTACATTGAACGCTGGCTTAAAGCCGGGGTTTTCAGGGATGGTATTATTGAGAAAAGACAAAAGGGTACACCTCAGGGAGGCGTAATCTCACCCTTGCTCAGTAATATATTCCTGCACTTTGTGTTTGACAAATGGATGGAGAAGCATCATCCGAATATGCCGTTTGAGCGGTATTGTGACGATGCGATCATTCATTGTAAAACAGAAAAGCAAGCACAGTTCATCAAGGCTGTTGTGGCGAAAAGAATGAAGGCGTGCAAACTTGCGTTGAATGAAGAGAAAACGCATATCGTGTATTGCAAGAATATGACTCATACTGAAAATCGAAAAGAAGTAAGCTTTGATTTTCTGGGTTATACTTTCCGACCGCTTCGCCGGCCTACCAAAAACGGGTGGAAACTGACATACTTTCCGTGCATGAGCACCAGCTCGAAGAATGATGTCAGGCAGAAACTCAGAAAGATTGTCTGGCGAGGTTATAGTGGGACAATACAAGAGCTAGCGAAAGTACTCAACCCTAAAATTCGGGGCTGGTATCGTTATTACTGTGAATATTCTCATTGGACAACCCGGGGACTTTGGTATTGGCTTAATCAAAAGATGGTCAAATGGATAATGAAAACCAAAAAGATGGGGAAAAGCAGAGCTCATAAATGGCTCCTGAGAGTCTATGAATCGAATCCTCGACTTTTTGAACATTGGTATTATGTGCGACCCTACTGA